The Fimbriimonas ginsengisoli Gsoil 348 genome window below encodes:
- a CDS encoding phosphotransferase enzyme family protein, translating to MTQSPEFAALTQEEQIARIEVLGRAALREFGVKPSSIASLNHAENTTYRVESPEGIFCLRVCRPGYQSDANVESEIEFMSALRKAGIEAPQPYLDRVVKASVPEVPEARNCVLLSWQPGEFRRGGYTPEDARQLGEAMARMHEFSARWTPPAGFDRQNLHGWALESPKPMAFSEPNPLITEEDRDLLQVVDREARQLLGEIPRDRDNFGLIHADLHHGNVLFDEAGLHLIDFDDTGWGFWLYDFAAALAYLATKPQYLEARAAMLAGYEQVRRLPPGTEERLEPFIRLRLAGICNWILVRTDNPNIREIGANFIGGLCEGIRATRSIGS from the coding sequence GTGACACAAAGTCCCGAATTCGCGGCGCTAACGCAGGAGGAGCAAATCGCGAGGATCGAGGTCCTCGGCCGCGCCGCGTTGCGCGAATTTGGAGTCAAACCCTCGTCCATAGCATCCCTGAACCACGCCGAGAACACGACATACCGAGTGGAATCGCCAGAGGGAATTTTCTGCCTGCGGGTCTGCCGGCCCGGATACCAGTCGGACGCTAACGTCGAAAGCGAAATCGAGTTCATGTCGGCACTCCGGAAAGCCGGCATTGAGGCGCCCCAGCCCTATCTCGACCGCGTCGTCAAGGCATCCGTCCCCGAAGTGCCCGAAGCGCGGAACTGCGTCCTCCTCAGTTGGCAGCCGGGGGAATTCAGAAGAGGAGGGTACACGCCGGAGGACGCGCGCCAGTTGGGGGAGGCGATGGCCCGCATGCACGAGTTCAGCGCCCGGTGGACGCCGCCGGCCGGGTTCGACCGCCAGAACCTTCACGGGTGGGCTCTCGAATCTCCCAAGCCGATGGCCTTTAGTGAGCCGAATCCGCTAATCACGGAGGAGGACCGGGATCTGCTCCAGGTGGTCGATCGGGAAGCGAGGCAACTCCTTGGGGAAATCCCCCGCGACCGCGACAACTTCGGCCTGATCCATGCCGACCTCCACCACGGCAATGTTTTGTTCGACGAAGCCGGGCTCCACCTCATCGACTTCGACGACACCGGCTGGGGGTTTTGGCTCTATGATTTCGCCGCCGCTCTGGCTTACCTCGCAACCAAACCCCAGTATCTTGAAGCGCGCGCCGCTATGCTGGCCGGTTACGAGCAGGTCCGGCGATTACCGCCTGGAACCGAGGAGCGGCTGGAGCCCTTCATCCGCTTGCGGTTGGCTGGAATATGCAACTGGATTCTGGTACGTACCGATAACCCTAACATCCGGGAGATCGGGGCCAATTTTATCGGCGGCCTCTGCGAGGGGATACGAGCGACCCGTAGCATCGGCTCCTAG
- a CDS encoding cupredoxin domain-containing protein produces MKVKTLLLLSLLALAGCGGSSSRSVDTHPGLIRMEAGTPHDMFSPASLTVPAGTTVRWTNGDADAHTVKPDVATAGMDSDTMFPSGLPSGASFEWTVPSGAASGTKYYYHCRFHGAAGDGTVLGTGMAGVVIVR; encoded by the coding sequence ATGAAAGTGAAAACCCTTCTCCTTCTGTCCCTGCTCGCACTGGCCGGTTGTGGCGGCAGCTCGAGCCGCAGCGTCGATACGCACCCGGGTCTCATTCGGATGGAAGCGGGTACGCCTCACGACATGTTCAGTCCGGCAAGCCTGACCGTTCCGGCCGGAACGACGGTTCGGTGGACGAACGGGGATGCGGATGCTCACACCGTGAAGCCGGACGTCGCGACCGCAGGGATGGACTCCGACACAATGTTTCCGAGTGGACTGCCGTCGGGCGCCTCGTTCGAGTGGACGGTTCCGTCCGGCGCCGCTTCCGGGACGAAGTACTACTACCACTGCCGCTTCCACGGCGCCGCCGGCGACGGCACGGTGCTAGGAACCGGCATGGCCGGCGTCGTCATCGTGCGGTAA
- a CDS encoding polyprenyl synthetase family protein, whose product MIAPALKVLSQGRINQDLLTQISDEVAFVEEELQLQVRSKVELIEQVGQLTLLAGGKRLRPAFVSLAAKATGLPFDVERTRLLGASLEMIHMATLIHDDVIDHASTRRGRPTASAEYGNTAAILAGDALLARAMLILSRDGDVDLVRVVAESVAEIAQGEVRELEVRGDFDLDEATHLEILRMKTASFIECCCEVGAMVAGATRETCLALRAYGHHVGMAFQIADDLLDYRGDRSKTGKPRAADFREGQATLPLIYLRDRLSSEEAAVVRQGFGNNPSEDEIRLLTEWMEQRGAFERAEKIAREHTARATAAIDHLPATVSRELLETVAEYVVRRDR is encoded by the coding sequence ATGATCGCTCCCGCTCTCAAAGTCCTTAGCCAGGGCCGTATCAACCAAGACCTGCTCACCCAGATCTCCGACGAAGTCGCCTTCGTCGAAGAGGAGCTTCAGCTTCAGGTTCGTTCTAAGGTCGAGCTCATCGAACAAGTCGGCCAGCTAACGTTGTTGGCGGGGGGTAAGCGGCTTCGTCCCGCCTTCGTCAGCCTCGCCGCCAAGGCGACCGGTCTGCCATTCGACGTGGAGCGTACGCGCCTTCTCGGCGCGAGCCTGGAGATGATCCACATGGCGACGCTCATCCACGACGACGTCATCGACCACGCCAGCACCCGCCGGGGCCGTCCAACCGCGTCGGCGGAGTACGGCAACACCGCGGCGATCCTCGCCGGCGATGCGCTGTTAGCCCGTGCGATGTTGATCCTATCTCGCGACGGGGACGTGGATCTCGTTCGAGTCGTGGCCGAGTCGGTCGCGGAGATCGCCCAGGGCGAGGTTCGCGAGCTCGAGGTCCGGGGGGACTTCGATCTAGACGAGGCCACCCACCTCGAGATCTTGCGAATGAAGACCGCGAGCTTTATCGAGTGCTGCTGCGAAGTCGGCGCGATGGTGGCGGGAGCGACCCGCGAGACGTGCCTTGCCCTGCGGGCTTACGGACACCACGTCGGGATGGCGTTCCAGATCGCGGACGACTTACTCGACTACCGAGGCGACCGATCGAAGACGGGAAAGCCGAGAGCCGCCGATTTTCGCGAGGGACAGGCGACCTTGCCTCTCATCTACCTGCGCGACCGGCTTAGCAGCGAAGAGGCGGCCGTCGTTCGTCAGGGGTTCGGTAACAACCCCAGCGAGGATGAGATCCGACTGCTCACCGAGTGGATGGAGCAGCGCGGCGCATTCGAGCGCGCGGAGAAGATCGCCCGCGAACACACCGCCCGAGCCACTGCCGCCATCGACCATCTCCCAGCGACCGTCTCCCGTGAGCTACTGGAAACGGTAGCCGAGTACGTCGTCCGACGAGACCGGTAG
- the ubiE gene encoding bifunctional demethylmenaquinone methyltransferase/2-methoxy-6-polyprenyl-1,4-benzoquinol methylase UbiE, with product MATQVEERIWTAEGARKRATVQQMFAEIAPTYDLLNGMMSFSLHHRWRTYAVSLLKLQPGDSALDVCCGTGDFLFPLRKAVGTAGHVAGVDFCAPMLARASEKLHANILALGDACQLPIAGSSVHGVTVGWGIRNVPDIDGAHREIARVLKPGGRFVSLDMARPRNRAVRAVSEFVFNSIVPRLGALFGKTQAYTYLPKSTQRFWTREQLAASMESAGMVEVGHRDLMFGNICIHYGRKADPGGTLGETRE from the coding sequence ATGGCGACGCAGGTCGAGGAACGAATTTGGACGGCGGAAGGGGCGCGAAAGCGAGCCACGGTCCAACAGATGTTTGCGGAGATCGCGCCGACTTACGATCTTTTGAACGGCATGATGTCGTTCTCGCTCCACCACCGCTGGCGGACCTACGCGGTTTCCCTTTTAAAACTTCAGCCGGGCGACAGCGCCCTCGACGTCTGTTGCGGCACCGGCGACTTTCTATTTCCGCTCCGTAAAGCCGTTGGAACCGCCGGGCACGTCGCCGGCGTCGACTTTTGCGCCCCGATGCTTGCCCGCGCTTCGGAAAAGCTCCACGCCAATATCCTCGCCCTTGGCGACGCGTGCCAGCTTCCCATCGCCGGAAGCTCGGTCCACGGCGTGACGGTCGGCTGGGGAATCCGGAACGTACCGGATATCGATGGCGCCCATCGCGAGATCGCTCGGGTGCTTAAACCGGGCGGACGGTTCGTCTCCCTCGACATGGCTCGCCCCCGCAACCGCGCGGTGCGGGCGGTGTCGGAGTTCGTTTTCAACTCGATCGTTCCCCGCCTTGGGGCGCTCTTCGGCAAGACGCAGGCGTACACCTATCTTCCGAAGAGCACCCAGAGGTTTTGGACGCGCGAGCAACTCGCGGCCTCGATGGAGAGTGCCGGAATGGTCGAAGTCGGCCACCGCGACCTGATGTTCGGCAACATTTGCATCCATTACGGACGCAAGGCCGATCCCGGTGGAACACTCGGAGAAACCCGCGAATGA
- the hisG gene encoding ATP phosphoribosyltransferase has product MKLKLGLPKGSLQEATFALFARAGFSIKVSSRSYQPVIDDDTIDPILLRPQEIPIYLADGVIDAGLTGADWIADSGAQVHEICELRYSKLTNNPIRVVLAVHQDSPVQGPKDLEGKRIATEYVRLTERYLSEHKTQAHVEFSWGACEVKVPSLVDAIVVNTETGNSLRAHNLRIVDTLLTSTTRFVASRQAMEDDWKREKVESLEILLTGAMNAAKLVGLKMNLPMAQKEEILGILPSLKNPTLSPLADADWIAAEVILSEREVRDLIPRLKRAGATGLVEYPLNKVIY; this is encoded by the coding sequence ATGAAGTTGAAGCTGGGCTTGCCCAAAGGCAGCCTGCAGGAGGCGACGTTCGCACTGTTTGCGCGCGCCGGGTTCTCCATTAAAGTCTCCTCTCGTTCCTACCAACCGGTGATCGACGACGACACCATCGACCCGATCCTGCTCCGCCCGCAAGAGATCCCGATCTACCTCGCGGACGGGGTGATCGACGCCGGTCTCACCGGCGCCGACTGGATCGCCGACTCCGGCGCGCAGGTGCATGAGATCTGCGAGCTTCGGTATTCCAAGCTGACCAACAACCCGATCCGGGTCGTGCTGGCGGTGCACCAGGACAGCCCGGTTCAGGGCCCGAAGGATTTGGAGGGGAAGCGGATCGCCACAGAATACGTGCGCCTTACCGAGCGCTACCTGTCCGAACACAAGACTCAGGCTCATGTCGAGTTCTCCTGGGGCGCTTGCGAGGTCAAGGTTCCGTCGCTGGTAGACGCGATCGTGGTCAATACGGAAACCGGCAATTCTTTGCGAGCGCACAATTTGCGGATCGTCGACACGTTGCTGACCTCCACGACCCGGTTCGTCGCCAGCCGTCAAGCGATGGAGGACGACTGGAAGCGGGAGAAAGTCGAATCGCTGGAGATCCTGCTCACCGGGGCCATGAACGCGGCCAAGCTCGTCGGCTTAAAGATGAACCTGCCGATGGCTCAGAAAGAGGAGATATTAGGCATTCTCCCTTCGCTGAAGAATCCGACGCTGAGCCCGCTGGCCGATGCGGATTGGATCGCCGCCGAGGTCATCCTGAGCGAACGGGAAGTCCGCGACTTGATTCCTCGACTCAAGCGCGCGGGCGCGACCGGGCTCGTGGAGTATCCGCTGAACAAGGTCATTTACTGA
- a CDS encoding carboxypeptidase-like regulatory domain-containing protein, whose amino-acid sequence MKFAHAILAAGVMLLLGGCGGSGGSGTNGRGEVSGVVFDEGGFVVRDAHVYFDASASDKRNTQSNSGGVYLLTDMPTRTVTIRAERTKDGVRYFGQNVAQINSGERTKDVNIAMFREDQLAAIEGEVRDRQGRLVRGVHLFLRPVANDTLLTSAVGITDGDGHFDIGALRSNLTYRIQANGLGYNSDFDSITLTAGEKRFLNIVLPDAQVTNVPKPAGLTVTAYTTPRDASNRSNVRQQGAMEAMKQILRPQRAKSVKRLTANGNPIEVDLFWPRYEDTNTSTALLGFGVYRGIGNGALQNTDFLRDPQAGYFADLDNSLVELTTYSYAITALDTLFDGSNGESDFSNVVSVRPLGDLLLGTVNAGPQPTFHWTAAPGATGYFVYIFDEYPTLGVAERFVNGTAIAGTQFTYNGPALGSGRTFYYILVGQNSDGSAITISPVGQFTVP is encoded by the coding sequence ATGAAATTCGCGCATGCGATATTGGCCGCCGGAGTGATGTTGCTCCTTGGCGGGTGCGGGGGATCCGGTGGGTCGGGGACCAACGGACGGGGTGAAGTCTCGGGGGTCGTTTTCGACGAGGGGGGATTCGTCGTTCGCGACGCCCACGTTTACTTCGACGCATCGGCGAGCGACAAGCGCAATACGCAGTCGAACTCCGGCGGCGTTTACCTTCTGACCGACATGCCGACTCGAACGGTGACCATTCGAGCCGAGCGGACGAAGGACGGGGTTCGCTACTTCGGCCAAAACGTAGCTCAGATTAACTCCGGCGAGCGGACGAAAGACGTGAACATCGCGATGTTCAGGGAGGATCAGCTCGCGGCGATCGAGGGAGAGGTCCGCGACCGCCAGGGGCGGCTCGTTCGGGGCGTGCACCTATTCTTGCGGCCGGTGGCGAACGATACGCTCTTGACCAGTGCGGTTGGGATTACGGATGGAGACGGGCACTTCGACATCGGGGCGCTACGATCCAACCTCACGTATCGAATCCAGGCAAACGGGCTCGGCTATAACAGCGACTTCGACTCGATCACCCTCACCGCCGGAGAGAAGCGGTTCCTAAACATCGTCCTGCCGGATGCACAGGTCACAAACGTTCCGAAACCGGCCGGACTCACGGTGACGGCCTACACGACGCCTCGCGACGCTTCGAACCGGTCCAACGTGCGCCAGCAAGGGGCGATGGAAGCGATGAAGCAGATCCTGCGTCCGCAGCGCGCGAAGTCGGTTAAGCGCCTCACGGCGAACGGCAACCCGATCGAGGTCGACTTGTTCTGGCCGCGATACGAGGACACGAACACTTCCACCGCGCTTCTCGGATTCGGCGTCTATCGGGGCATCGGGAACGGAGCGCTGCAAAACACGGATTTCCTCCGCGATCCGCAGGCCGGCTACTTCGCGGACCTCGACAACTCGCTGGTGGAGCTGACCACGTACAGCTACGCGATCACGGCGCTCGACACCCTGTTCGACGGATCGAACGGCGAGAGCGACTTCAGCAACGTGGTCTCGGTCCGGCCGCTTGGCGATCTGCTCCTCGGAACCGTCAACGCCGGCCCCCAGCCCACGTTCCACTGGACGGCGGCGCCGGGCGCCACCGGCTACTTCGTCTACATCTTCGACGAGTACCCAACTCTGGGGGTCGCCGAGAGATTCGTGAATGGAACGGCGATCGCGGGTACGCAGTTCACGTATAACGGTCCCGCGCTCGGTTCCGGCCGGACGTTCTACTACATCCTGGTGGGCCAGAACTCCGACGGGTCAGCGATCACGATCAGTCCGGTCGGCCAGTTCACCGTTCCGTAG
- a CDS encoding peptide ABC transporter substrate-binding protein encodes MNRLLVLAIAAVALTGCGNGGFSKRSSTASAGTFRYTLSAAPTTLDPAKVQDIDTTDLLANVFEGLVSYDDKNHIVGQIAESWKGTQGGKVWTFTLRPNVKFHNGRAVTADDVKWSFERACGDTLSSITAANYLRDIVGATEVTKGQAKQISGIKVIDPKTIEFTLDKPRAYFLGKLTYPCAFVVAKEACGLNQINDVKAAVGTGPFRLTKFDVGQQAELEANKDYYLGAPKLQRIIRPIVLDASTRMNMYKNGEIDMLTVQRQDLVAVERDPKLKAELVYEPRPAVFYVGLNQLTYPPFRDARVRRAFAMAIDRTRICHDLLQGMPEAHGMIAPGIIGYREGYAGLPYDPAGARKLLADAGYPNGKGLPPLQFVFRASTPDSQHVSEGVESSLRQNLNFPLKMQSLEWGSFLDARNKGKLQSYFLSWYADYLDPQNFLSFLLTSGSPQNRDGYRNPEFDRLCELGDTTVDEPTRLKYYQQAEDVLIQDGGRVPIYFGRDAILVSPKVHGIRNNLFGQLPHTTVTVD; translated from the coding sequence GTGAATCGTCTTCTCGTCTTGGCTATTGCCGCGGTTGCCCTTACCGGCTGCGGCAACGGCGGATTTTCCAAACGCTCCTCCACTGCTTCGGCGGGAACCTTTCGCTACACACTGAGCGCCGCGCCAACGACGCTCGACCCGGCCAAGGTGCAGGACATCGACACGACCGACCTGCTGGCGAACGTCTTTGAGGGGCTGGTCTCTTATGACGATAAGAACCACATCGTCGGTCAAATCGCAGAGAGCTGGAAAGGGACCCAAGGGGGCAAGGTTTGGACCTTCACGCTTCGACCGAACGTGAAATTCCACAACGGGCGTGCCGTGACCGCCGACGATGTGAAGTGGTCTTTCGAGCGAGCCTGTGGAGATACCCTCAGCTCGATTACCGCCGCCAACTACCTGCGCGACATCGTCGGTGCGACCGAGGTCACGAAGGGTCAGGCGAAACAGATTAGCGGAATCAAGGTGATCGATCCGAAGACGATCGAGTTCACCCTCGACAAGCCGCGCGCCTACTTCCTCGGCAAGCTCACCTATCCGTGCGCTTTCGTGGTCGCAAAGGAAGCGTGTGGGCTAAACCAGATCAACGATGTTAAGGCGGCGGTTGGCACCGGACCGTTTCGGCTGACAAAGTTCGACGTGGGGCAGCAGGCGGAGCTGGAGGCGAACAAGGATTATTACCTTGGCGCGCCCAAGCTTCAGCGCATCATCCGCCCGATCGTTCTCGATGCCTCGACGCGAATGAATATGTATAAGAACGGCGAGATAGACATGCTCACCGTGCAACGCCAAGACCTAGTGGCGGTGGAACGCGACCCGAAGCTGAAGGCGGAGCTTGTTTACGAGCCGCGGCCGGCGGTGTTTTACGTCGGGCTGAATCAATTGACGTATCCGCCGTTCCGCGACGCTCGGGTTCGGCGGGCGTTCGCGATGGCGATCGACCGAACAAGGATCTGCCACGACCTGCTGCAGGGGATGCCGGAAGCACACGGGATGATCGCCCCCGGCATCATCGGCTACCGGGAAGGATACGCTGGGCTCCCTTACGACCCGGCGGGAGCGCGCAAGCTGCTTGCAGACGCTGGCTACCCGAATGGAAAGGGGCTTCCTCCGCTTCAGTTCGTCTTTCGGGCAAGCACGCCAGACTCTCAGCATGTGAGCGAAGGGGTTGAGAGCTCGCTGCGCCAGAACCTCAATTTTCCGCTCAAGATGCAGAGCCTGGAGTGGGGATCGTTCTTGGACGCTCGGAACAAAGGCAAACTGCAGTCTTACTTCCTCTCGTGGTACGCCGACTACCTCGATCCGCAGAACTTCCTCAGCTTCCTCCTGACCTCTGGTTCCCCCCAGAACCGGGACGGCTACCGGAATCCGGAGTTCGATCGCCTTTGCGAACTCGGGGATACGACGGTCGACGAGCCGACCCGGCTGAAGTATTACCAGCAAGCTGAAGACGTTCTGATCCAAGATGGAGGCCGCGTGCCGATCTACTTTGGCCGGGACGCGATCCTGGTTTCACCCAAGGTCCATGGAATTCGGAATAACCTATTCGGGCAGCTTCCGCACACGACGGTCACGGTCGATTGA
- the coaD gene encoding pantetheine-phosphate adenylyltransferase → MRSVAIYPGSFDPPTLGHLDVIERASRLFDTLIVSIGSNSQKRPLLSLDDRLEALRRSVEHLPNVTVETFSGLLVEYALSKEVKSIVRGLRATADFEYEFQMAMVNRRLSDEVDTVFLMTKWEYSYLSSSIVREVAVLGGDYQGMVPAPVAEKMSKVLAKGG, encoded by the coding sequence GTGCGTTCGGTTGCGATTTATCCCGGTTCTTTCGATCCTCCTACTCTCGGGCACCTCGATGTCATCGAACGGGCTTCGCGGCTGTTCGACACGCTGATCGTCTCGATCGGCTCAAATTCGCAGAAGCGTCCGCTTCTCAGCCTCGACGACCGCCTCGAGGCGCTACGGCGAAGCGTGGAGCACCTTCCGAACGTAACGGTGGAAACCTTTTCCGGGCTGTTGGTCGAATATGCGCTCTCGAAAGAGGTCAAGTCGATCGTACGCGGCCTGCGGGCCACCGCGGATTTCGAGTACGAGTTTCAGATGGCGATGGTGAACCGGCGTCTCAGCGACGAGGTGGATACGGTGTTCTTGATGACGAAGTGGGAGTACAGCTATCTCAGCTCTTCTATCGTCCGCGAGGTGGCGGTTTTGGGCGGCGATTATCAGGGAATGGTTCCCGCGCCCGTCGCGGAAAAGATGTCGAAAGTCTTGGCGAAGGGAGGCTAG
- a CDS encoding GDSL-type esterase/lipase family protein translates to MKRILGLTIAVCAIGTATAQETRPASIIPSIDEAPMKAKSYDWNARHQAVLERVKKGKVELLLVGDSITHGWGGDPFDASSAGHNDLWDKYFAPRNTLNLGFGWDRTEHVLWRLQNGEIDGISPKLAVVLIGVNNLGRDSADDVATGTAEIVRTLRTKLPRMKILILGILPYEHEPTTWNRQKIAAINTKVSGLTTDPMISYLDLSPVFLSSDGTLSKELFPDYLHPNHRAREIWAEAMEPTLAKLFGGPRR, encoded by the coding sequence ATGAAACGGATTCTCGGCCTGACCATCGCCGTTTGCGCCATCGGAACCGCGACCGCGCAGGAGACCCGTCCGGCGTCGATCATCCCGTCGATCGACGAGGCGCCGATGAAGGCGAAGTCGTACGATTGGAACGCTCGCCATCAGGCGGTCTTGGAGAGGGTGAAGAAAGGGAAGGTCGAGTTATTGTTGGTGGGCGACTCAATCACCCATGGCTGGGGCGGCGATCCGTTCGACGCCAGCTCGGCCGGCCACAACGATCTGTGGGACAAATATTTCGCGCCTCGGAACACGCTCAATCTCGGTTTCGGCTGGGATCGGACGGAACATGTGCTTTGGCGTTTGCAAAACGGTGAGATCGATGGTATCTCCCCGAAGTTGGCGGTGGTGCTGATCGGCGTGAACAACTTGGGGCGCGACTCCGCCGACGATGTGGCGACTGGAACCGCGGAGATCGTGCGAACCTTGCGGACCAAGCTCCCGCGCATGAAGATTCTGATCCTGGGGATCCTCCCCTACGAGCACGAGCCGACGACCTGGAATCGGCAAAAGATCGCGGCGATCAATACCAAGGTCTCGGGGCTTACTACCGACCCGATGATCAGCTACTTGGATCTGAGCCCGGTCTTCCTTTCTTCCGATGGGACTTTGTCGAAGGAGCTCTTTCCGGACTACCTTCATCCCAACCATCGCGCCCGAGAAATCTGGGCCGAAGCGATGGAGCCGACCTTGGCCAAGCTGTTTGGGGGACCCCGCCGATAG
- a CDS encoding response regulator transcription factor, producing the protein MRLLVVEDDEEIAEQIARTLRGDGFNVDVLNNGTDAPGEVAMNSYGLVVLDIMLPGMDGWAVCRELRKRREAVPVLMLTARDSVDDRVRGLEDGADDYLVKPFDARELLARVRALLRRDKVVRTGVIRVADMEIDSKDHRVSRAGQEIRLTPREYSLLEALARNVGRTLTREAILERVWDSEENTENAVNFHVTSLRKKVDAGHDVKLIHTVHGFGYVMRSPDGGT; encoded by the coding sequence ATGCGCCTGCTGGTGGTGGAGGACGATGAAGAGATTGCCGAGCAGATCGCTCGGACTTTGCGCGGCGACGGGTTCAATGTCGACGTTCTGAACAACGGGACCGACGCACCCGGCGAGGTCGCGATGAACTCTTACGGCCTGGTCGTGCTGGACATTATGTTGCCGGGAATGGACGGCTGGGCCGTCTGCCGGGAGCTACGCAAGCGACGGGAAGCGGTGCCAGTGCTGATGCTGACGGCTCGCGACTCGGTGGACGACCGGGTACGGGGCTTAGAGGACGGCGCGGACGACTATTTGGTCAAGCCGTTCGATGCCCGCGAGCTGCTCGCACGGGTGCGGGCTCTCCTTCGGCGGGACAAGGTGGTCCGAACCGGGGTGATCCGGGTGGCGGATATGGAGATCGACTCGAAGGACCACCGGGTAAGCCGGGCGGGGCAAGAAATCCGCCTTACTCCGCGCGAGTATTCGCTACTCGAGGCTTTGGCTCGGAATGTGGGACGAACTTTGACGAGGGAGGCGATCCTCGAACGGGTCTGGGACTCGGAGGAGAATACGGAAAACGCCGTCAATTTCCACGTCACTTCGTTGCGCAAGAAGGTCGACGCGGGGCATGACGTCAAGCTGATTCACACCGTCCACGGGTTCGGCTATGTGATGCGCTCCCCGGATGGGGGGACTTAG
- a CDS encoding sensor histidine kinase, translated as MNPGDAVAPFDEKALDMALTRRAPSFSDVRMNGEPVRVYTRPIVNETGVVGAVQFARELREVDLLWEAQMRTLLVLLPLSVLVAAGGAYAFANRALRPIAKVTQAAAEISRSDLSRRLEVTGDDELAELSHTFNEMLGRLDRSFSELEAAYASLALAYEQQQRFTADASHELRTPLTRLKLATSAALTESKSPEEMREALAAADRAATSMTRLVQQLLTLARSDAGELGLRPEPIDLRVVVAEALEGVAGGRPVESAFSDRALMIRGDAEHLARVVANLVENAVRHTPAEGTVRVETGRTGDQAVISVRDSGEGISAGHMPHLFERFYRVEAARTRRDGGSGLGLAICKNIVEAHGGRLEIESSPGVGTTARAFFPLFSDSSPLK; from the coding sequence ATGAATCCCGGAGACGCGGTCGCCCCCTTCGATGAAAAGGCGCTCGATATGGCCTTGACGAGGCGGGCGCCTTCGTTTTCCGACGTTCGAATGAATGGGGAGCCGGTTCGGGTCTACACCCGGCCCATCGTCAACGAGACCGGAGTGGTCGGCGCAGTTCAGTTCGCCCGGGAGCTGCGCGAGGTGGATCTCCTTTGGGAAGCGCAGATGCGGACCCTCCTCGTGCTCCTGCCGCTCTCCGTCTTGGTGGCCGCGGGAGGGGCTTACGCCTTCGCCAATCGGGCGTTGCGGCCAATCGCTAAAGTCACTCAAGCGGCGGCTGAGATTAGCCGCTCGGACCTCTCTCGCCGCCTCGAGGTGACCGGCGACGATGAGCTGGCGGAGCTTTCTCACACGTTCAACGAGATGCTCGGCCGATTGGATCGTTCCTTTTCCGAGTTGGAAGCAGCGTATGCCAGTTTGGCTTTAGCGTACGAGCAGCAGCAGCGCTTCACTGCCGACGCTTCCCACGAATTGAGGACCCCTCTCACTCGGTTAAAGCTGGCGACCAGCGCCGCCCTTACCGAGAGCAAGTCTCCGGAGGAGATGCGCGAAGCTCTGGCCGCCGCGGATCGGGCGGCGACGTCGATGACGCGGTTGGTTCAGCAGTTGCTTACGCTAGCGAGGTCCGATGCGGGAGAGCTGGGGCTTCGGCCGGAGCCGATCGACCTGCGGGTCGTCGTCGCGGAGGCGCTGGAGGGAGTGGCGGGCGGACGTCCGGTCGAAAGCGCTTTCTCGGACCGGGCACTGATGATCCGAGGCGATGCCGAGCATCTCGCTCGCGTGGTTGCCAACCTGGTGGAGAACGCCGTCCGGCACACCCCGGCGGAAGGAACGGTCAGAGTGGAAACCGGCCGCACGGGTGACCAGGCGGTCATCTCAGTGCGAGATTCAGGGGAAGGGATCTCCGCAGGGCATATGCCTCATTTGTTTGAGCGTTTCTATCGCGTGGAGGCGGCGCGTACGCGGCGGGATGGGGGGAGCGGATTGGGCCTCGCAATATGCAAGAACATCGTGGAGGCGCACGGCGGCCGCCTGGAAATCGAGAGCTCGCCGGGCGTCGGAACGACCGCGCGAGCATTTTTTCCACTTTTTTCGGATTCGTCGCCACTCAAATGA